Proteins encoded in a region of the Paenibacillus pedocola genome:
- the glmS gene encoding glutamine--fructose-6-phosphate transaminase (isomerizing): MCGIVGYIGNQNSQGILVEGLKKLEYRGYDSAGIAVFTKDGLQVVKAQGRMANLESRLEATPLTGSAGIGHTRWATHGKPSDENSHPHTDNSHKFSVVHNGIVENYLDLKEELIAGGCHFTSETDTEVISHLIAREYDGDIVKAVQKAISYMRGAFALGVLTEYEPDKLVAVRQASPLIIGLGEGENFIGSDIPALLEYTRNVYILNDGEMAVLTRDAVELMTIEGNFISREMITVDWDAVTAEKGGYEHFMLKEIHEQPKAYRDTMRGRINAEGTKVILPELNLTEEQIKNIRNIQIVACGTAYNAGLVGRNLIESLVRIPVENDIASEYRYRAPIVTPETLVIVVSQSGETADTLAALREGQANGAHVLAITNVVGSSIAREANDVLVTLAGPEIAVASTKAYTSQIIAFTLLGLYMAEVRGTQTEEQVAEILAAMNKLPEQVEEVLAQKEAIKTYAEQISGHKHLFFIGRGVDYAVAQEGSLKLKEISYIHSEAYAAGELKHGTLALIEEGVPVIALATQESVLEKTVSNIKEVKARGADVLAITHEEHVTDLLRSVDQAFVIPKTLPLLTSALSVVVTQLLAYYASLALGHDVDKPRNLAKSVTVE, translated from the coding sequence ATGTGTGGTATTGTAGGATATATTGGTAATCAGAATTCGCAGGGGATCTTGGTAGAAGGTTTGAAGAAGCTGGAGTATCGCGGGTATGATTCGGCAGGTATTGCCGTATTTACGAAGGATGGCTTGCAGGTTGTTAAGGCACAGGGCCGTATGGCTAACCTGGAGTCAAGACTTGAAGCTACTCCGCTGACAGGAAGTGCCGGAATCGGGCACACCCGTTGGGCGACTCACGGCAAACCATCTGATGAGAACTCCCATCCGCACACTGACAACAGTCATAAGTTCTCAGTTGTGCACAACGGGATTGTCGAAAACTACCTGGACCTCAAAGAAGAGCTGATTGCCGGCGGATGCCACTTCACTTCCGAAACGGATACAGAGGTTATTTCCCACCTGATCGCCCGTGAATATGATGGAGATATCGTTAAAGCTGTACAAAAAGCGATCTCTTACATGCGCGGAGCGTTCGCACTGGGTGTTCTGACTGAATATGAGCCGGATAAACTGGTAGCTGTGCGTCAAGCCAGCCCGCTGATTATCGGTCTTGGCGAAGGCGAAAACTTTATCGGGTCGGATATTCCTGCTCTGCTGGAATACACCCGCAACGTATATATTTTGAACGACGGCGAAATGGCTGTGTTGACACGGGATGCTGTCGAACTGATGACGATTGAAGGCAACTTTATTTCTCGGGAAATGATTACTGTCGATTGGGATGCTGTTACCGCAGAAAAAGGCGGCTACGAGCATTTCATGCTGAAAGAAATCCACGAGCAGCCTAAGGCTTACCGCGATACTATGCGCGGACGCATCAATGCTGAAGGCACTAAAGTGATTCTGCCAGAACTCAATCTGACTGAAGAACAAATCAAGAATATCCGCAACATCCAGATCGTTGCCTGCGGTACTGCATACAACGCTGGTCTTGTAGGACGCAACCTGATCGAGTCCCTGGTTCGTATTCCGGTAGAGAACGATATCGCTTCGGAATACCGTTACCGTGCTCCGATCGTAACACCGGAAACACTGGTTATCGTAGTCAGCCAATCCGGTGAGACTGCAGATACACTGGCTGCACTGCGTGAAGGTCAAGCGAATGGTGCACATGTACTTGCAATCACCAATGTGGTAGGCAGCTCCATCGCCCGTGAAGCTAACGATGTGCTGGTTACACTGGCTGGACCGGAAATTGCTGTAGCATCCACCAAAGCCTATACTTCACAGATTATCGCGTTTACACTGCTTGGTCTGTACATGGCTGAAGTACGCGGAACGCAAACCGAAGAGCAAGTCGCTGAGATTCTTGCAGCCATGAACAAACTGCCTGAGCAGGTAGAAGAAGTTCTGGCACAGAAGGAAGCCATCAAGACTTATGCGGAGCAAATCTCCGGGCACAAGCACCTGTTCTTCATCGGCCGCGGCGTAGACTACGCAGTAGCTCAAGAAGGCTCGCTGAAGCTGAAGGAAATCTCCTACATTCACTCTGAAGCTTATGCAGCAGGTGAGCTGAAGCACGGAACACTGGCGCTGATCGAAGAAGGCGTACCGGTTATTGCCCTGGCAACCCAGGAATCCGTTCTGGAGAAAACCGTCAGCAACATCAAAGAAGTGAAAGCCCGCGGCGCAGACGTACTGGCGATCACTCACGAAGAGCATGTAACCGACCTGCTGAGATCCGTCGATCAGGCGTTCGTTATTCCTAAGACACTGCCACTCTTGACTTCCGCGTTATCGGTAGTCGTTACCCAATTGCTGGCTTACTACGCTTCGCTGGCCCTGGGCCACGATGTGGATAAACCACGTAACCTGGCGAAGAGTGTAACGGTGGAATAA
- the glmM gene encoding phosphoglucosamine mutase: MGKYFGTDGVRGVANQELTAEMAYSIGRCGGYVLAGNVEKPKVVIGMDTRISGPLLESALVAGLLSIGAHVIRIGVVSTPAVAYITRLLKADAGVMISASHNPVEDNGIKFFGGDGFKLTDETELRIEELMDAEKDELPRPVGSGLGMLTVDNDAKYLYLEYLKTTISNRFEGIKVVLDCAHGAAYELAPRLFKELGAEVISIGAEPDGLNINDGYGSTHPEKLREEVLRHGADLGLAFDGDADRLIAIDETGEEVDGDFILCICGDAMNRAGKLKDATIVSTVMSNIGFYKATEKLSLNTAKTAVGDRYVMEEMRRGGYNLGGEQSGHVIFLDYNTTGDGILTAIQLVDTMKASGKKLSALKSMMTKYPQVLVNVRVQDKTNYPNNPAIEAAIQEVEGKLGDNGRVLVRPSGTEPLIRVMAEGPDKSELDQYVGRIVDVVQRELV; this comes from the coding sequence ATGGGTAAGTATTTTGGAACTGATGGTGTGCGCGGAGTCGCAAACCAGGAATTGACAGCAGAAATGGCCTATAGTATTGGCCGCTGCGGTGGTTATGTATTGGCGGGGAATGTAGAGAAGCCAAAAGTGGTTATCGGTATGGATACACGTATTTCCGGTCCGCTGCTGGAATCAGCACTTGTAGCCGGATTATTGTCTATTGGTGCCCATGTTATCCGCATAGGTGTTGTAAGCACACCTGCTGTAGCATATATTACTAGATTGCTGAAAGCTGATGCGGGTGTAATGATTTCCGCTTCACACAATCCGGTGGAGGACAACGGTATCAAGTTTTTCGGCGGAGACGGATTTAAGCTGACGGATGAAACGGAACTGCGGATTGAAGAACTGATGGACGCAGAGAAGGATGAACTTCCCCGTCCTGTAGGCTCGGGTCTCGGTATGCTTACCGTGGACAACGACGCCAAGTACCTGTATCTTGAATACCTTAAGACAACGATTTCCAATCGTTTTGAAGGCATTAAGGTTGTACTGGACTGCGCGCACGGAGCGGCTTATGAGCTGGCCCCGCGGTTGTTCAAAGAGCTGGGTGCTGAAGTCATCTCTATTGGAGCAGAGCCGGACGGCCTCAACATTAATGACGGCTACGGTTCGACCCATCCAGAGAAGCTCCGTGAAGAAGTGCTGCGTCATGGCGCGGACTTGGGACTTGCTTTTGACGGGGATGCTGACCGTTTGATCGCTATTGATGAAACGGGCGAAGAGGTCGACGGTGACTTTATCCTCTGCATCTGCGGAGATGCTATGAACCGTGCAGGCAAGCTGAAAGATGCAACGATTGTCTCTACGGTCATGAGCAACATCGGCTTCTATAAAGCAACGGAGAAGCTGTCACTTAATACTGCCAAAACGGCTGTCGGTGACCGCTATGTAATGGAAGAAATGCGCCGTGGCGGCTATAACCTGGGCGGAGAGCAATCCGGTCATGTTATTTTCCTTGATTACAACACAACTGGTGATGGTATTCTGACTGCGATCCAGCTGGTTGATACGATGAAGGCTTCAGGGAAGAAGCTGAGCGCGCTGAAGTCAATGATGACTAAATATCCGCAGGTGCTCGTGAATGTGCGCGTACAGGATAAAACCAACTACCCGAACAACCCGGCCATTGAGGCGGCGATTCAAGAGGTAGAAGGTAAACTGGGCGACAATGGCCGCGTGCTGGTACGTCCTTCGGGAACAGAGCCGCTGATTCGTGTCATGGCGGAAGGTCCGGATAAGTCTGAGCTGGATCAGTATGTCGGACGAATTGTTGATGTTGTTCAGCGTGAATTGGTTTAA
- a CDS encoding CdaR family protein, translating to MDKWMKNNNFNKILALVFGVILWTIVHVDTAPTNQTTVSTQSKIIENVKIEQVGIDNEKYVYTFDADSVRMEVRGKNSDLNFKLSDAYNVMVDLSDVGPGDTTLPLNYDLPSGVSLVEMIPHEVNVHVELRNTKSFPVTLVTNGKPAEGYQLGTAVIDPVEVEVTLPASELGNVSKVQGTLELDGDSANITEKKVKLAAYDSSGNEIKNAVIEPSTVSVELPVTLPFKSLPLDVSFTGQLPGSLVLSRVTPEVDTVTAYGSEEALAGLSSYEASLDLSSIKSAGTEQVKLDLKPPEGTAKIEPAAVSVTVSVAQIAERTMENIPIKLEGVGSGLTAVVTDPAAKAVTLTLSGAPTLLDQLDQDNISVVADVGGLAAGVHQVSLQISMPRFISLVNSSQPHIVTIDLQAPATPETTDNPSTGSAPTPEPSSEPVSGEEADTEPSNSGGAATATPAPTAGASENSSTPAGSGNTNNAASTGGT from the coding sequence ATGGATAAGTGGATGAAGAATAACAACTTCAACAAAATTCTTGCTCTTGTCTTCGGCGTTATTCTATGGACAATTGTGCATGTGGATACTGCGCCAACGAATCAGACCACAGTCAGCACCCAGTCCAAAATCATTGAGAATGTCAAAATAGAACAGGTTGGCATTGATAACGAGAAGTATGTATACACCTTTGATGCGGATAGTGTAAGGATGGAGGTCCGGGGGAAAAACTCTGATCTTAATTTCAAACTATCGGATGCTTACAACGTTATGGTCGATTTAAGTGATGTCGGACCCGGGGATACTACGCTTCCGCTGAATTACGACCTTCCCAGCGGAGTATCGCTGGTCGAAATGATACCGCATGAGGTAAATGTGCATGTGGAGCTGCGGAATACCAAGTCTTTTCCGGTTACTCTGGTTACTAATGGTAAGCCTGCAGAAGGCTACCAGCTAGGTACAGCGGTTATTGATCCTGTCGAGGTAGAAGTAACGCTTCCGGCCAGTGAACTGGGTAATGTATCAAAGGTTCAGGGTACCCTTGAACTCGATGGGGATAGTGCAAACATTACAGAGAAAAAAGTGAAGCTGGCGGCTTACGATAGCAGCGGTAATGAAATAAAGAACGCGGTTATTGAGCCTTCCACCGTGTCTGTAGAGCTGCCGGTTACACTCCCGTTTAAAAGCTTGCCCCTTGATGTGAGCTTTACCGGCCAGTTGCCAGGTTCGCTCGTACTGTCGCGGGTAACTCCTGAGGTAGATACAGTTACGGCATACGGGAGTGAGGAGGCACTGGCCGGATTATCCTCTTATGAGGCATCGCTGGATTTGAGCTCCATTAAATCGGCCGGTACAGAGCAGGTAAAGCTGGACCTTAAACCGCCGGAGGGAACCGCAAAAATCGAACCCGCGGCGGTAAGTGTCACTGTCTCTGTTGCCCAAATTGCCGAGCGGACAATGGAGAATATTCCGATTAAGCTGGAGGGTGTGGGCAGCGGCCTGACAGCAGTCGTAACGGATCCCGCTGCCAAAGCTGTTACGCTGACTCTGTCCGGGGCACCGACACTGCTGGATCAGCTTGATCAGGACAATATTAGCGTTGTTGCAGATGTTGGAGGACTGGCCGCTGGTGTTCATCAGGTATCTCTGCAAATCTCAATGCCGCGGTTCATATCACTGGTCAATTCTTCACAGCCGCATATAGTTACTATAGATCTGCAAGCGCCAGCCACGCCGGAGACAACAGATAATCCCAGTACAGGGAGTGCCCCCACCCCGGAGCCGAGCTCTGAGCCTGTCTCCGGGGAGGAGGCAGATACTGAGCCTTCCAATAGCGGAGGTGCAGCTACTGCAACCCCAGCCCCTACAGCAGGCGCTTCGGAGAACAGCAGTACTCCTGCCGGCAGCGGGAATACCAATAATGCAGCGAGCACCGGCGGAACGTAA
- the cdaA gene encoding diadenylate cyclase CdaA, whose protein sequence is MSYFTDLTWKESIKDIIDILIVSYIIYKVLNMVRGTRAVQLLKGILVLVIIWALSTLLDLYTLKWLMNQIFTFGIFAIFIIFQPELRRGLEQLGRGKFFGRASENDEEISRLIGEVIKAVNYLAQRKIGALIVFERATGLNEYTESGIPMRSVVSSELLINIFIPNTPLHDGALIMQEGQIAAAACYLPLSENPFISKELGTRHRAAIGISEVADSVSVVVSEETGQISLAINGQIVRDIKEESLISKLHQELSASSPLKEKSSAFWKRRGGKNNG, encoded by the coding sequence ATGAGTTATTTTACCGACCTAACGTGGAAAGAATCCATTAAAGATATAATTGATATTCTGATCGTCAGCTATATTATCTACAAAGTCCTGAACATGGTCCGCGGTACGCGGGCTGTTCAGCTGCTTAAGGGGATACTGGTGCTGGTCATCATTTGGGCGCTGAGCACCCTCCTGGATCTGTATACCCTGAAATGGCTCATGAACCAGATCTTCACCTTCGGGATCTTTGCAATCTTTATCATCTTTCAGCCGGAACTGCGCAGGGGGCTGGAGCAGCTTGGGCGGGGTAAGTTTTTTGGACGGGCTTCAGAGAATGATGAGGAGATCAGCAGATTAATCGGCGAAGTCATTAAAGCCGTGAATTATTTAGCACAGCGAAAAATTGGGGCATTAATTGTTTTTGAAAGAGCCACGGGCCTTAATGAATATACCGAATCAGGCATTCCTATGCGTTCTGTCGTCAGTTCGGAGCTGCTGATCAACATCTTTATTCCTAATACGCCGCTGCATGATGGTGCTCTGATTATGCAGGAGGGGCAAATTGCTGCCGCTGCCTGTTATCTACCCTTGTCGGAGAATCCATTCATCAGCAAAGAGCTGGGGACACGCCACCGCGCGGCCATCGGGATCAGTGAAGTGGCGGACTCCGTATCTGTTGTGGTATCAGAAGAGACCGGACAGATTTCTCTGGCGATTAATGGGCAAATTGTGCGGGATATTAAGGAAGAATCGCTCATCTCCAAACTCCATCAGGAACTGAGCGCATCTTCCCCGCTGAAGGAGAAGAGCTCTGCTTTCTGGAAACGGAGAGGGGGCAAAAACAATGGATAA
- a CDS encoding zf-HC2 domain-containing protein, whose protein sequence is MECKLAVSMMHDYLDDDLPELQQRELKEHLLSCPDCRAKFKELEQTDMLMFSLMHQNPVASEDLVGRIMNSLPKPKKEKAFITWIKRHPALTAASLFILVMLMSSVTFWNQDGQLVVRGADLDQVVIKGDTVIVPSGKTISGDLTVENGQTQVYGEVDGNVTVIDGSLYKASTAHISGQVKSIDQAVSWLWYKVTNMFSEVAYR, encoded by the coding sequence ATGGAATGCAAACTGGCCGTCTCTATGATGCATGATTACTTGGATGACGACTTGCCCGAACTGCAGCAGAGGGAATTGAAGGAGCATCTTCTATCCTGTCCGGATTGCCGTGCAAAGTTCAAAGAACTGGAACAAACCGATATGCTGATGTTCTCCCTGATGCACCAGAACCCTGTGGCTTCAGAGGATCTTGTAGGCCGGATTATGAACTCATTACCGAAACCCAAGAAGGAGAAAGCCTTTATCACCTGGATCAAAAGACATCCTGCCCTTACGGCGGCGTCCTTATTTATTCTTGTGATGCTGATGAGCTCCGTTACTTTTTGGAATCAGGATGGGCAGCTTGTTGTCAGAGGTGCTGACCTCGATCAGGTTGTAATCAAAGGGGATACGGTGATCGTACCCTCCGGCAAAACAATATCCGGCGATCTCACAGTGGAGAATGGCCAAACCCAGGTATACGGTGAAGTTGACGGTAATGTAACGGTAATTGACGGGTCTCTCTATAAGGCATCAACTGCTCATATTTCCGGGCAAGTCAAAAGCATAGACCAAGCGGTAAGTTGGCTCTGGTATAAAGTGACGAACATGTTCTCTGAAGTTGCCTACCGTTAA
- the sigW gene encoding RNA polymerase sigma factor SigW, protein MENLEGRLTKLALKGDQRAFAELVELYKDKIYHLAYRMLNNRHEAEDIVQETFLRVYRNLDRYDDKQKFSTWIYRIGTNLCIDRLRKRKPTYSLDAEMNDQEGIDGYSMIPSDNVTPETELLLSETQGLIYEAIDSLPVKYRSVMILRYLQDLSLQEISDVLDMPVTTIKTRVHRGREFLRKKLGPKL, encoded by the coding sequence GTGGAGAATTTGGAAGGCAGATTGACAAAGCTCGCCTTGAAAGGCGACCAAAGGGCATTTGCCGAGCTTGTGGAACTATATAAAGACAAGATATATCATCTGGCTTACCGGATGCTGAACAACCGGCACGAAGCGGAGGATATTGTTCAGGAAACTTTTTTGCGTGTATACCGAAATTTAGACCGTTATGATGATAAACAGAAATTTTCAACCTGGATTTATAGGATCGGAACGAATCTCTGTATAGACAGACTACGTAAGCGGAAACCGACTTATTCGCTCGATGCTGAAATGAACGATCAGGAAGGCATTGACGGCTATTCGATGATTCCGAGTGACAATGTGACCCCTGAGACCGAACTGCTGCTCTCAGAGACGCAGGGACTGATCTATGAGGCTATTGACAGTCTGCCCGTGAAATACAGGTCTGTAATGATTTTGCGCTATTTGCAGGATTTGTCGCTACAGGAGATCAGCGATGTGCTGGATATGCCGGTAACGACAATTAAGACCCGTGTACATCGCGGACGTGAATTTTTACGTAAAAAATTAGGCCCTAAATTGTAA